A section of the Candidatus Thioglobus autotrophicus genome encodes:
- a CDS encoding DsrE family protein, which produces MKTTINKMVTGLIALSMAFGLSSIANAGDYGTQRIAYHVNYDGAKRQTGALRNIQNHINAVGAKNLDLRVIMHGKGLSMLLLPEEASSTKLPVGNATNKQQASIANLKKQGVTFKVCANTLKGKKIDTDQLYDAERTDIVPSGVAEIAHLQAKGFAYLRP; this is translated from the coding sequence ATGAAAACAACAATAAATAAAATGGTAACAGGGCTTATAGCACTTAGCATGGCATTTGGCTTATCATCGATAGCTAATGCTGGAGATTATGGCACGCAGAGAATTGCCTACCATGTTAACTATGACGGTGCTAAGCGACAAACAGGCGCACTTAGAAATATCCAAAACCATATCAATGCTGTCGGCGCAAAAAACCTAGATCTTCGAGTTATTATGCACGGCAAAGGCTTGTCAATGTTGCTATTACCAGAAGAGGCTAGTAGCACTAAGCTTCCAGTTGGAAATGCCACAAACAAGCAGCAAGCTTCTATTGCCAATCTAAAAAAACAAGGTGTTACCTTTAAAGTGTGCGCAAATACGCTAAAAGGCAAGAAGATTGATACAGACCAACTTTACGATGCTGAAAGAACTGACATCGTTCCCAGTGGTGTTGCAGAGATTGCACATCTTCAAGCCAAAGGTTTTGCCTACTTAAGACCTTAA
- a CDS encoding DUF4395 domain-containing protein codes for MKSQLSKIVKNLWFQDLDASVIYINEVAVRIRAGILLLVPVYMGLMLYDVAYTSKWVVDVSTATDTYDTNWDDQIIYAVEAVKRTYEYSTQTLVLFYVLFEMIVSMFVSTSRFSPSILISSYLAKNHPPVWVPIAPKRFAWSIGIGMVITCIIFFNPVVFAHGLNSVFQLNLLPTTERYMPAGLGIILVSVCLLFMWLEAILGYCVGCKIHALLVKIGLLKETCHACNNLNWDKK; via the coding sequence ATGAAAAGTCAATTATCTAAAATAGTGAAAAATCTCTGGTTTCAAGATCTAGATGCTTCTGTTATTTATATTAATGAAGTTGCTGTTCGTATTCGTGCAGGAATACTTTTACTTGTACCTGTGTATATGGGTTTGATGTTATATGATGTGGCTTACACTTCAAAGTGGGTGGTTGATGTTAGTACCGCTACTGACACCTATGACACCAATTGGGATGATCAAATTATCTACGCAGTCGAGGCGGTCAAGAGAACTTATGAGTACTCAACACAAACTTTAGTTTTGTTTTATGTCTTATTTGAAATGATCGTTAGCATGTTTGTATCTACTTCCAGATTTTCACCCAGTATTCTTATTAGTAGTTATCTTGCTAAAAACCATCCACCTGTTTGGGTGCCCATAGCTCCCAAGCGATTTGCCTGGAGTATTGGCATTGGCATGGTAATCACCTGTATTATATTTTTTAATCCCGTGGTGTTTGCACATGGATTGAACTCAGTTTTTCAACTGAATCTACTGCCGACTACAGAACGATATATGCCTGCAGGATTAGGCATTATTCTCGTTTCAGTTTGCTTGCTATTTATGTGGTTAGAGGCGATATTGGGATACTGTGTAGGCTGTAAAATTCACGCTTTACTGGTGAAGATTGGCCTGCTCAAAGAAACATGCCATGCATGCAACAATCTAAACTGGGATAAAAAATAA
- the bioA gene encoding adenosylmethionine--8-amino-7-oxononanoate transaminase, whose translation MDTFDQNHIWHPYAKIPNSVKAHKVLSAEGVYLNLEDDKRVIDGMSSWWSTIHGYNHPTLNQALTTQLSKMSHVMFGGLTHDPAIELAKTLVDITPENLSKVFFTDSGSVAVEAALKMALQYWHNKSQAKKHKFITIRGGYHGDTFGAMSVCDPDNGMHHLFSGVLPQHFFVKSPSMVSMDEALADLEITLKAHSDNIAAMILEPVVQGAGGMRIYNPQYLTKAKALCQQHQVLFILDEIATGFGRTGELFALEYVDVEPDILCLGKALTGGYMTLAATLTTDEISQRVGTLMHGPTFMANPLACSVANASIELLLNSPWQDNIADIETVLSGELSSLKSHDKVADVRILGAIGVVELTQEIDVEKVQNQLIEHGVWLRPYGKLLYTMPPFTISKQELLLITKAIKIVIEEL comes from the coding sequence ATGGATACATTTGATCAAAACCATATTTGGCACCCTTATGCCAAAATTCCTAACTCTGTTAAAGCGCACAAGGTGCTTTCAGCTGAGGGTGTTTATCTTAATTTAGAGGACGATAAGCGTGTTATTGATGGCATGAGTTCTTGGTGGAGCACCATTCATGGCTACAACCATCCGACACTAAACCAGGCGCTGACAACACAATTAAGCAAAATGTCACACGTGATGTTCGGTGGTTTAACGCATGATCCTGCAATCGAGCTTGCTAAAACCTTAGTTGATATTACGCCTGAAAATCTTAGCAAAGTCTTTTTTACAGATTCAGGTTCTGTCGCTGTGGAAGCAGCACTGAAAATGGCCTTGCAATATTGGCATAATAAAAGCCAAGCTAAAAAACACAAATTTATCACTATTCGTGGCGGTTATCATGGCGATACTTTTGGCGCTATGAGCGTGTGCGATCCAGACAATGGCATGCACCATTTATTTTCAGGTGTTTTACCACAACATTTTTTTGTCAAAAGCCCATCAATGGTGTCAATGGATGAGGCCTTGGCAGATTTAGAAATAACCCTCAAAGCGCATTCAGACAATATTGCCGCTATGATTTTAGAGCCTGTGGTGCAAGGTGCAGGTGGTATGAGAATTTATAATCCTCAATATTTAACCAAAGCCAAAGCGCTATGTCAGCAACACCAAGTGCTATTTATTTTGGACGAAATCGCCACAGGATTTGGACGTACAGGTGAATTGTTTGCATTAGAATATGTCGATGTTGAGCCAGACATTTTGTGCTTAGGTAAGGCGCTAACAGGCGGCTATATGACTTTGGCTGCAACCCTGACAACGGATGAAATCTCCCAAAGGGTTGGCACACTCATGCATGGCCCTACTTTTATGGCCAACCCACTAGCTTGTAGTGTGGCCAATGCTAGTATTGAGTTATTGTTAAATTCTCCATGGCAGGATAATATTGCTGATATTGAGACTGTTTTGAGTGGTGAGTTGTCTTCATTGAAGTCACATGATAAGGTCGCTGATGTGCGTATTTTGGGCGCTATTGGCGTGGTCGAATTAACCCAAGAAATAGATGTAGAGAAGGTTCAAAATCAACTAATTGAACATGGCGTATGGCTTAGACCTTATGGTAAGCTACTGTATACCATGCCACCTTTTACTATTAGCAAGCAAGAGTTGTTGCTAATTACCAAAGCCATTAAAATCGTTATTGAGGAATTATGA
- a CDS encoding response regulator transcription factor, with the protein MNKATIFIIDDDQQVRAALSLLMESVGWKVKLFATAVSFLEQFDGDIPGCIITDIRMPMMSGLDLQIKLKEYRISPPVLMITGHGDITMAVRAIKEGALDFIEKPFNNQYLLDRVHQAIEIDSDNREAVLRVLKVKEKYNQLTDKEKQVFGWIIKGALSKQIAEEVFVTQSAVEARRSKIMEKMNADNISDLMKMAMVMGMVNT; encoded by the coding sequence ATGAATAAAGCTACTATTTTTATTATTGACGATGATCAACAGGTTAGAGCGGCCTTGTCTTTATTAATGGAGTCTGTAGGCTGGAAAGTGAAATTGTTTGCAACAGCTGTCAGTTTTTTAGAACAGTTTGATGGCGACATTCCTGGCTGCATTATTACCGATATTAGAATGCCTATGATGAGCGGCTTGGATTTGCAAATAAAGCTAAAAGAGTACCGTATTTCACCTCCGGTTTTAATGATTACAGGCCATGGAGATATAACTATGGCGGTGCGTGCGATTAAAGAAGGCGCATTAGATTTTATTGAAAAGCCGTTTAATAATCAGTATCTTTTGGACCGAGTACACCAAGCTATTGAAATTGATAGTGATAATAGGGAAGCAGTATTGCGCGTCCTAAAAGTTAAGGAAAAATATAATCAGTTGACCGATAAGGAAAAGCAAGTATTTGGGTGGATTATCAAAGGTGCTCTAAGTAAACAAATTGCTGAAGAAGTGTTTGTTACTCAATCGGCAGTTGAGGCTAGACGGTCAAAAATTATGGAAAAAATGAATGCCGATAATATTTCTGATTTAATGAAAATGGCCATGGTTATGGGCATGGTAAATACTTAG
- a CDS encoding aminopeptidase P N-terminal domain-containing protein, producing the protein MIHQNRRQELLSQFDDNCVLIISTNPEQFRNGDVSFPFRPHSDFFYLTGFQEPEAVAVISKDSYCMFLRPKDPAREIWDGARVGLLEAPSVLNLDHAFDINQLEVELTQLIPAGHSVYFDAKPCELDSKLTKLLAQYNPTSLQMPLHEMRLIKEESEILTMQKAADISCAAHTLAMTQVSPNMFEYELQSVFDAHFAKNNTQHAYTPIVAGGKNGCILHYIDNNQVLKSGDLVLIDAGCELDYYASDITRTFPVSGQFSEPQKQIYQIVLDAQLAAIDSIKPGANIHKPHKIASDIIQQGLEALGLLSPKDCLSKFYMHGTGHWLGMDVHDVGKYQDNQQHRVFEKGMVTTVEPGIYIRKDAKIDPVYHNIGIRIEDDVLVTNEGNTVLTKNLIKTINDIETLMSQTNL; encoded by the coding sequence ATGATACATCAAAACAGACGACAAGAGCTGCTAAGCCAATTTGATGATAATTGTGTACTAATTATATCAACTAATCCTGAGCAATTTAGAAATGGCGATGTGAGCTTCCCCTTTCGCCCGCATAGTGATTTTTTCTATTTAACGGGCTTTCAAGAGCCAGAGGCTGTTGCTGTTATTAGCAAAGATAGCTACTGTATGTTTCTACGCCCTAAAGACCCTGCTCGTGAAATCTGGGACGGGGCGCGTGTAGGCTTACTTGAAGCGCCGAGTGTCTTAAATCTTGACCATGCGTTTGATATCAATCAATTAGAAGTAGAATTAACACAACTTATTCCTGCCGGTCATTCTGTTTACTTTGATGCAAAACCTTGCGAATTAGACTCAAAACTGACTAAATTACTCGCTCAATACAATCCAACAAGTCTGCAAATGCCACTACATGAAATGCGCCTGATTAAAGAGGAGTCAGAAATTCTAACCATGCAAAAAGCAGCTGATATCTCTTGTGCTGCACATACCTTAGCAATGACTCAGGTGAGCCCCAATATGTTTGAATATGAATTACAAAGTGTATTTGATGCGCACTTTGCTAAAAACAATACGCAACACGCCTACACGCCCATTGTGGCAGGCGGTAAAAACGGGTGCATATTGCATTATATCGACAATAATCAAGTGCTCAAATCTGGTGATTTGGTGCTGATTGACGCCGGCTGTGAGCTTGACTATTACGCCAGCGACATCACTCGAACCTTTCCGGTGAGTGGCCAATTTAGCGAGCCACAAAAACAAATCTACCAAATTGTGCTCGACGCACAACTGGCCGCTATTGATAGCATTAAGCCAGGCGCAAATATTCACAAGCCACATAAAATCGCCTCTGATATTATTCAACAAGGGCTGGAGGCATTGGGTCTGTTATCACCTAAAGACTGTTTGTCAAAATTTTATATGCATGGTACAGGACACTGGCTGGGTATGGATGTACACGATGTGGGAAAATATCAAGATAATCAGCAACACAGGGTATTTGAAAAAGGCATGGTAACAACTGTTGAACCTGGCATTTATATTCGCAAGGATGCTAAAATCGACCCTGTGTATCACAATATCGGCATTCGAATTGAAGACGATGTTTTGGTCACCAATGAAGGTAATACCGTATTAACGAAAAATCTCATTAAAACAATTAACGATATCGAAACTCTCATGAGCCAAACAAACCTATGA
- a CDS encoding 16S rRNA (uracil(1498)-N(3))-methyltransferase, giving the protein MKHVRLYQDTPLKINDNRILDEYASHHLAKVLRFPQGQEITLFNGDGHDYKASVLSVKKQCEVRINSCAPNLSESKLNLILAQGVAKGEKMDFLMQKAVELGVNQIIPIFTERCVVRLKAEKLNKRMQHWRKIIIGACEQSGRSVVPELLNPLDLTDLMARNCPHVFVLHHRAQKSLLEFDQPDQATILIGPEGGLSDDEITYTMQQGAQPLLLGSRVLRTETASLAAIANMQMLWGS; this is encoded by the coding sequence ATGAAACACGTTCGCTTGTACCAAGATACCCCTTTGAAAATTAATGATAATAGAATTCTTGATGAATATGCCTCTCATCATTTAGCCAAGGTTTTGCGCTTTCCTCAAGGGCAAGAAATCACCTTATTTAACGGTGATGGCCATGATTATAAAGCAAGCGTGCTAAGCGTTAAAAAGCAATGTGAAGTGCGTATTAATAGTTGTGCTCCCAATTTAAGCGAATCAAAATTAAATCTTATTTTGGCACAAGGTGTGGCCAAGGGTGAAAAGATGGATTTTTTAATGCAAAAGGCGGTGGAGCTTGGTGTTAATCAAATTATTCCTATTTTTACTGAGCGTTGCGTGGTTAGACTAAAAGCTGAAAAATTAAATAAACGTATGCAACATTGGCGCAAAATTATCATTGGCGCCTGTGAGCAATCTGGTAGATCAGTGGTTCCAGAATTACTCAATCCACTAGATTTGACCGACTTAATGGCGCGTAATTGTCCCCATGTATTTGTCTTGCATCATCGAGCACAAAAATCATTATTAGAGTTTGATCAACCCGACCAAGCAACGATTCTTATAGGTCCTGAAGGTGGTTTGAGTGATGATGAAATTACTTACACAATGCAGCAAGGCGCGCAGCCATTGCTACTAGGTTCTAGAGTGCTGAGAACAGAAACCGCCTCGTTGGCCGCAATTGCCAATATGCAAATGCTATGGGGTAGTTAG
- a CDS encoding phosphoglycolate phosphatase, whose amino-acid sequence MSAKKFNPKLIMIDVDGTLVDSVPDLAYCVDETMKAMGKKPWGEAQVRHWVGNGVPKLVERSLTGELEGTPNQAEYDQAYPIFLELYAVNTSVRSCLYEGVEEGLAYMKAQGYTLGCVTNKAEQFTLPILKDLGIFDYFGIVVSGDTLAKKKPDPLPLLHSADFFGIDPKDSLMLGDSVSDVKASRAAGFDIICMSYGYNHGNDIRDTNPDLVIDSMAELKNYL is encoded by the coding sequence GTGAGTGCAAAAAAATTCAATCCAAAATTAATTATGATCGACGTCGATGGCACCTTGGTAGACAGTGTTCCAGACTTGGCATATTGTGTTGATGAAACCATGAAGGCCATGGGTAAGAAGCCTTGGGGCGAGGCACAAGTTCGCCATTGGGTGGGTAACGGCGTGCCAAAATTAGTTGAAAGATCTTTAACAGGGGAGCTAGAAGGGACGCCTAATCAGGCTGAATATGATCAAGCTTATCCAATATTTTTAGAGCTGTATGCGGTTAATACATCGGTACGTTCATGTTTGTATGAGGGTGTTGAAGAGGGCTTGGCTTATATGAAAGCACAAGGCTATACACTCGGCTGTGTGACCAATAAAGCTGAGCAATTCACTTTGCCTATTTTAAAAGATTTGGGTATTTTTGATTATTTTGGTATCGTAGTGTCTGGCGACACTTTAGCGAAGAAAAAGCCTGATCCATTGCCACTTCTTCATAGTGCTGATTTTTTCGGTATCGATCCAAAAGATTCGCTTATGCTGGGTGATTCAGTCAGTGATGTTAAGGCGTCACGCGCAGCTGGGTTTGATATTATCTGCATGTCATACGGTTATAACCACGGCAACGATATTCGCGATACCAATCCAGACTTAGTCATTGATTCTATGGCTGAGCTTAAAAATTATTTATAA
- the soxZ gene encoding thiosulfate oxidation carrier complex protein SoxZ: protein MAKIKLKAKSRAGFITVRVLIKHPMESGNRKDKSGKIVPENHITNLILKKNNRLAAKAAIGGSISENPFFQFKIPGVKGDEIHFESIDNLGKTLQISKVSK from the coding sequence ATGGCAAAAATCAAACTAAAAGCTAAGTCAAGAGCGGGATTTATTACTGTTAGGGTGCTAATTAAGCATCCAATGGAAAGTGGCAATCGAAAAGATAAGAGTGGGAAAATCGTTCCAGAGAATCACATCACTAACCTAATCTTAAAGAAGAATAATCGTTTGGCCGCCAAAGCAGCGATTGGTGGAAGTATTTCTGAAAATCCATTTTTTCAGTTTAAGATTCCAGGTGTAAAAGGCGATGAGATTCATTTCGAATCTATTGATAATCTGGGAAAGACACTGCAAATATCCAAAGTATCAAAATAA
- the soxY gene encoding thiosulfate oxidation carrier protein SoxY: protein MNRRLFLKQSIAITSVATAVSFGLLTPIKAFANTSEFKELSKKTQRQLSNAQEGEFILKAPEIAENGAMVPITIDASHMPAVKNIAIYVHNNKVPLSAYFEILEASAFITTRIKMAETSVVTAVVGTASGSFIRNKTVKVTLGGCGG, encoded by the coding sequence ATGAATAGAAGATTATTTCTAAAGCAATCTATCGCCATTACTTCAGTCGCGACTGCGGTTAGTTTTGGATTGCTGACACCTATTAAAGCCTTTGCCAATACATCAGAGTTTAAAGAACTGTCCAAAAAAACTCAACGACAATTGTCTAACGCTCAAGAGGGTGAGTTTATATTAAAGGCACCAGAGATTGCCGAAAATGGCGCCATGGTACCTATTACAATCGATGCTAGCCATATGCCCGCCGTTAAAAATATTGCGATTTATGTGCATAACAACAAAGTGCCATTATCTGCATATTTTGAAATCTTAGAGGCGTCTGCTTTTATTACAACGCGCATCAAAATGGCAGAAACATCAGTTGTAACAGCTGTTGTGGGCACAGCATCAGGAAGCTTTATTAGAAACAAGACTGTCAAGGTCACCTTAGGAGGATGCGGAGGTTAG
- the proC gene encoding pyrroline-5-carboxylate reductase has protein sequence MKNSTTIGFIGAGNMAYAIISGLINTGFSTENIKISDTNASLLSLRKQEFNLEVFTDNLALACCCDVLILAVKPQVLADVCQALKGALKPNTLIISIAAGVRAHDIDRWLGGDNAVVRTMPNTPALLNQGVTGLFANKCVNDVQKELATSILNSVGQSLWVSEEGMLDAVTALSGSGPAYFFLMIESMAKAGVALGLDEATAQTLSIQTALGASMMANTSNESPRELRANVTSPNGTTQAAIESFQDQNFEMIVTHAMRAAFDRAGKLASELSDSD, from the coding sequence ATGAAAAACTCAACAACCATTGGCTTTATTGGCGCAGGAAATATGGCTTATGCTATTATTTCTGGATTGATTAATACTGGTTTTTCTACTGAAAATATTAAAATCAGCGATACGAATGCGTCGCTATTATCCCTGCGAAAGCAAGAGTTTAACCTTGAAGTATTTACGGATAATCTAGCGCTTGCCTGTTGTTGTGACGTCTTGATATTGGCAGTCAAGCCTCAAGTATTGGCTGACGTCTGCCAGGCGTTAAAAGGCGCGCTCAAGCCCAATACACTGATAATTTCAATTGCAGCAGGCGTGCGTGCACACGACATAGACCGCTGGCTTGGTGGTGATAATGCCGTTGTACGCACCATGCCCAACACACCGGCCTTATTAAACCAAGGAGTGACAGGATTATTTGCAAACAAATGTGTGAACGATGTGCAAAAAGAATTAGCCACTAGCATTCTTAACAGTGTAGGTCAAAGTCTGTGGGTGTCGGAAGAAGGTATGTTAGACGCTGTAACCGCCTTATCTGGCAGTGGCCCAGCTTATTTTTTCTTAATGATTGAGTCCATGGCAAAAGCAGGTGTTGCACTCGGGCTGGATGAAGCAACAGCACAAACGCTTAGTATACAAACTGCTTTGGGTGCTAGCATGATGGCCAATACTAGCAATGAATCACCAAGAGAATTACGTGCCAATGTCACTTCTCCAAATGGCACTACCCAAGCTGCGATTGAATCATTTCAAGATCAAAATTTTGAAATGATCGTTACACACGCGATGCGTGCTGCGTTTGATAGAGCTGGCAAGCTAGCGTCAGAACTAAGTGATAGCGACTGA
- a CDS encoding PhnD/SsuA/transferrin family substrate-binding protein encodes MCRFKFLLAALFFGLSLSAVAKNISIAVLAFSGEEYARTSWQPTVDYLNAHILKHRFRLIPIEPSNIEYLDQLVQQQKVDFIITQPVTFVELQVKYGATSILTLVDASKSSEFGSVIFSRSDSDIVNFPHIRGKSIAGANPKGLGGWLIGYNELKQHNVDVINQSKVSFLGVQENIVRRVLDGSVDVGIVRTGVLERLANSKNLDLAKLRVLNQKKVKDFPCLLSTSLYPEWAFVKASHTSKLIAKQVASTLLLMTPGSKEATARGYWEWVTPINYQPIHDLMKSLRVGVYQDFGKVSFVQYIKDNLVLSSMFFIVLIVLVMTGLWVLRLNNRLKIINYFIEQQNNMILDSVSEGIYGVDLAGKCTFINQALTDILGWDKQDMLGKLQHEILHHTHADGTPHPSNECPVYETFMDGEARFIDKDTFWKKNGQSISVEYSATPIKDKLGNIVGSVVVFKDITQQIEHQKLQKKYEQDLEHVSRLNTMGEIVTGIAHELNQPLTVISTMAFTGAGLIKSKQYDADKFLDIFSMLSKQAEHAANVIKHMRKMSNKDQSDYALIDINARIKGVITLLQALIKDNNIQLRLDLNQTLPLVFAQAVQIDQVVLNLCKNAIDAMDGSDKHKVLGIKTRCLDKTIEVAIMDTGNGIDADIVEHLFDPFSTLKKNGMGMGLSISRSIIERHYGNLYVAKSTHNMTTFKFTLPIKAPHE; translated from the coding sequence GTGTGTAGATTTAAGTTTTTATTAGCCGCTCTATTTTTTGGATTATCTTTATCCGCTGTTGCTAAAAATATTTCAATTGCTGTTTTAGCCTTTTCAGGTGAGGAATATGCACGCACTTCCTGGCAACCGACAGTTGACTATTTGAATGCTCATATATTAAAGCATCGATTTAGACTTATCCCTATAGAGCCAAGCAACATAGAATATTTAGATCAATTGGTGCAGCAGCAGAAAGTTGATTTTATTATTACCCAGCCCGTTACTTTTGTTGAGCTACAAGTAAAATATGGTGCCACCAGCATCCTCACCTTGGTAGATGCATCCAAATCATCTGAATTTGGTTCGGTTATTTTTTCCAGGTCTGATAGCGATATTGTTAATTTTCCTCATATAAGAGGCAAGTCTATTGCTGGCGCCAACCCAAAAGGATTGGGAGGCTGGCTTATCGGGTACAACGAATTAAAGCAGCATAATGTTGACGTCATTAATCAATCCAAAGTATCTTTTTTAGGCGTGCAAGAGAATATCGTTCGTCGTGTTTTGGATGGTTCGGTTGATGTTGGCATTGTGCGTACTGGTGTACTTGAAAGACTCGCTAATAGCAAAAACTTAGATTTGGCAAAGCTAAGAGTACTTAATCAGAAAAAAGTCAAAGATTTTCCTTGTTTGTTGAGTACGTCGTTATATCCAGAATGGGCCTTTGTTAAAGCAAGCCATACCTCTAAGCTTATTGCTAAGCAGGTGGCTTCTACGCTTTTATTGATGACACCTGGCTCCAAAGAGGCGACCGCTAGAGGCTATTGGGAGTGGGTAACACCGATTAATTATCAGCCTATTCACGATCTCATGAAAAGCCTACGTGTAGGTGTTTATCAGGATTTTGGCAAGGTTAGTTTTGTTCAATATATTAAAGATAATCTCGTTTTATCATCCATGTTTTTTATCGTATTGATTGTATTGGTAATGACAGGGTTATGGGTATTAAGACTAAACAATCGACTAAAAATCATTAATTATTTTATAGAGCAGCAAAATAATATGATTCTTGACTCAGTATCTGAGGGGATTTATGGTGTTGATTTAGCTGGAAAATGCACCTTTATTAATCAGGCGTTAACCGACATATTGGGCTGGGACAAGCAAGATATGTTAGGAAAATTGCAGCATGAAATTCTTCATCATACGCATGCAGATGGCACGCCCCACCCTAGTAATGAATGTCCAGTTTATGAGACATTTATGGATGGAGAAGCCCGGTTTATTGATAAAGATACTTTTTGGAAAAAGAATGGGCAGAGTATTTCTGTTGAATATAGTGCCACCCCTATTAAAGATAAATTGGGAAATATTGTTGGTAGTGTTGTTGTTTTTAAAGACATCACCCAACAAATTGAACATCAAAAATTACAAAAAAAATATGAGCAGGATCTCGAGCATGTAAGCAGACTCAATACCATGGGTGAAATTGTAACGGGCATAGCGCATGAGTTAAATCAGCCGTTAACAGTTATATCAACCATGGCTTTTACAGGAGCGGGGCTCATTAAATCCAAGCAGTATGATGCGGATAAGTTTCTAGATATTTTTAGCATGTTATCAAAGCAGGCTGAACATGCGGCCAATGTGATTAAACACATGCGCAAAATGAGCAATAAGGATCAGTCTGATTATGCATTGATCGATATTAACGCAAGAATTAAGGGCGTGATTACATTGTTGCAAGCGCTTATTAAAGATAATAACATTCAGCTTAGGCTCGATTTAAATCAAACGCTGCCTTTGGTATTTGCGCAAGCAGTGCAAATTGATCAAGTAGTCTTAAATCTATGTAAAAATGCAATTGATGCCATGGATGGCAGTGATAAGCATAAAGTCCTGGGTATCAAGACAAGATGTCTAGATAAAACGATAGAAGTTGCTATTATGGATACTGGTAACGGTATTGATGCTGATATTGTTGAGCATTTATTCGACCCCTTCTCAACGCTCAAGAAAAATGGCATGGGCATGGGTTTATCGATTAGCAGAAGTATTATTGAACGACATTATGGCAATCTATATGTGGCAAAATCGACACACAATATGACTACTTTTAAATTTACACTACCCATTAAAGCGCCTCATGAATAA
- a CDS encoding MBL fold metallo-hydrolase, which translates to MKKIILLLSLLAFTVQANDYEKVSVDMAAEKLNGSAYYIPGLSGAATEYEGFISNAGFVVTSEGVVVFDALGTPSLAKAMLDEIRKVTNKPIKLVIVSHYHADHIYGLQVFKEQGAEIWSPKGTWDYLDSETAPNLLESRRTSLYPWVNDETYLVKPDRIIDQDTKFNLGNHQFLLTYFGKVHSEGDMSLLSLNDQTLYSGDIIFEGRIPFVGDADIIKWSKTLDRVRNIEMEYFVPGHGSASDQPQETMDLTYRYLNFLLKQLTTVVDEMTPFDEAYQAIDWSEFEDEPAFDAANRKNAYAVYLYLERVME; encoded by the coding sequence ATGAAAAAAATCATTTTACTATTAAGTTTATTAGCCTTCACAGTCCAAGCTAATGATTATGAAAAAGTTAGTGTTGATATGGCTGCTGAAAAACTCAACGGTAGTGCTTACTACATACCTGGCTTGTCCGGCGCTGCTACTGAATACGAGGGCTTTATCTCCAATGCCGGTTTTGTAGTCACCAGCGAAGGAGTGGTGGTATTTGACGCTTTGGGCACACCGTCACTCGCTAAAGCCATGCTTGACGAAATCCGAAAAGTGACTAACAAGCCTATTAAGCTAGTGATTGTGAGCCACTATCATGCGGACCATATTTACGGCCTACAAGTATTTAAAGAACAAGGGGCTGAAATCTGGTCGCCTAAAGGTACTTGGGACTATCTTGATTCTGAAACCGCTCCCAACTTGCTAGAATCTAGACGTACGTCACTTTACCCATGGGTTAATGACGAAACTTATCTGGTTAAGCCCGATCGAATTATTGATCAAGATACAAAGTTTAATTTAGGCAATCATCAATTTCTACTGACTTATTTTGGCAAAGTGCATTCAGAAGGCGATATGTCTTTATTGAGTTTGAATGATCAAACACTCTATAGTGGCGATATTATTTTTGAAGGGCGCATCCCCTTTGTGGGCGACGCCGATATTATAAAATGGTCAAAAACGCTCGATCGAGTGCGCAATATTGAGATGGAATATTTTGTTCCTGGACATGGCTCTGCTTCAGATCAGCCACAAGAAACTATGGATCTCACCTACCGATACCTAAATTTCCTGCTTAAGCAATTAACCACTGTTGTTGATGAGATGACACCTTTTGATGAAGCTTATCAAGCCATTGATTGGTCAGAATTTGAAGACGAGCCAGCTTTTGATGCAGCTAATCGTAAAAATGCCTATGCCGTTTACTTGTATTTAGAACGTGTCATGGAATAG